A DNA window from Sulfitobacter sp. BSw21498 contains the following coding sequences:
- a CDS encoding TIR domain-containing protein, whose translation MYNLFVSSRSESWNGDAWLIERSRCVREYTSEAFENEFGALGVEEIDQLRRFPCIFAYEAAKGLDPHFGLIRDVTVRGKDVRIDYEIYPLDTFLTASQLDEMTFELEIEKWELNRTHWAVKNVDLPAELSRKGISLPRWASSAGPRINLSKHQFDVALSFPGEARQYVEQVAQHLERLLGPDRYFYDRNYTAQLARPSLDTFLQGIYRDRSRLIVVFAGGDYQRKNWCGIEFRAVREIINGRDHDRIMFVRMDDGEVEGIFGHDGYVDARQHEPAEIASFIDERVNLLRT comes from the coding sequence ATGTATAATCTTTTTGTTTCCTCCAGAAGTGAATCTTGGAATGGGGACGCTTGGCTGATCGAGCGCAGCAGGTGTGTTCGGGAATATACCAGCGAAGCGTTTGAAAATGAATTTGGAGCGCTTGGCGTGGAAGAGATAGATCAGCTCCGTCGCTTTCCCTGCATCTTTGCATATGAAGCAGCCAAAGGACTTGATCCGCATTTTGGGCTGATCCGGGATGTGACCGTCCGCGGTAAAGATGTCCGCATCGACTACGAGATTTATCCGCTCGATACATTCCTGACAGCATCGCAACTCGACGAAATGACTTTCGAACTGGAGATTGAGAAGTGGGAGTTGAACCGGACACATTGGGCAGTAAAGAACGTCGATCTACCGGCCGAATTAAGCCGGAAGGGCATTTCACTTCCCCGTTGGGCTTCAAGCGCGGGCCCGAGGATAAATCTGTCGAAACATCAGTTTGACGTCGCGTTGTCGTTTCCCGGCGAGGCTCGCCAGTATGTAGAGCAGGTCGCGCAGCACTTGGAGCGGCTGCTCGGTCCTGATCGATACTTCTATGATCGAAACTATACTGCGCAGCTCGCACGCCCTTCTCTCGATACCTTTCTTCAGGGGATTTACCGTGATCGTTCTCGACTAATTGTGGTGTTTGCCGGCGGCGACTATCAACGGAAAAACTGGTGCGGGATCGAGTTCAGGGCGGTACGCGAGATCATTAATGGACGCGACCATGATCGGATCATGTTCGTAAGAATGGACGATGGTGAGGTCGAAGGTATTTTTGGCCACGACGGGTATGTCGACGCCAGACAACACGAACCCGCAGAGATCGCGTCATTTATCGATGAGCGAGTGAATCTGCTTCGGACGTGA